From a region of the Flavobacterium branchiarum genome:
- a CDS encoding cytochrome-c peroxidase: MKKIYCLLLLVAFVACQKKNKHQEVNELFKADITLLIQKVAKLKYSVQSDSTEAQIQRQFLEAHESYKKVEMISEYYAPTVSKAINGPAIPEFEENDKVTVPPEGFQVIEELIFPKYNVSSKRELVQELGVLAANLTRLEKVASTTELTDAHVFDAMRLQVYRIITMGITGFDSPVVFNSIPEALVSLETIEKYYRVFITDKKVTNAKEVLTILEKGKNYLKTNTNFNAFDRAFFIREIANPLSRGLYKSQIELGIPFMKETKGLKPTAQTIFDATAFDAEAFSGFPDYKTTPEKITLGKKLFNDPILSGNNTRSCASCHHEEKAFTDGLERAVSLDGKSLLQRNTPTLANIAFQRVFFSDSRVSYLEDQAIAVIKNENEMHGSLEKSALAIQKDTTYVKEFKKAFPKGEINEFEIKNALASYIRSLSNYDSKFDRYMQNKGTFTADEKAGFNLFAGKAKCATCHFIPLTNGTVPPNFDKSESEVLGTPNKNKTLDGDLGKFVVTQAAIHKHSFKTPTIRNIELTAPYMHNGVYNTLEEVVDFYNDGGGIGLGFDLPNQTLPEDKLNLTEIEKKQLIAFMKTLTDARYLKRG, from the coding sequence ATGAAAAAAATATATTGTTTGTTGTTGCTAGTAGCATTTGTTGCCTGTCAGAAAAAAAACAAACATCAAGAAGTAAATGAATTGTTTAAAGCAGATATTACTTTATTGATTCAAAAAGTTGCCAAGCTTAAATATTCGGTTCAATCAGACTCAACCGAAGCACAAATTCAAAGACAATTTCTAGAAGCGCATGAAAGTTATAAGAAAGTTGAAATGATTAGTGAATATTATGCGCCTACAGTTTCTAAAGCCATCAATGGCCCTGCAATACCAGAGTTTGAAGAAAATGATAAGGTAACAGTGCCACCTGAGGGGTTTCAGGTTATCGAAGAATTAATTTTTCCTAAATACAATGTGAGTAGTAAGAGAGAATTAGTTCAAGAATTGGGAGTTCTTGCTGCTAACTTAACTCGTTTAGAAAAGGTTGCGAGTACTACAGAGTTAACAGATGCACATGTTTTTGATGCTATGCGATTGCAAGTCTATCGTATAATTACCATGGGAATTACAGGATTTGATTCGCCTGTTGTTTTTAATTCAATCCCTGAAGCTTTGGTGTCTTTAGAAACGATAGAAAAATATTATCGTGTTTTTATAACAGATAAGAAAGTTACAAACGCTAAAGAAGTTCTTACTATTTTAGAGAAAGGGAAAAACTATTTAAAAACAAATACCAATTTTAATGCTTTTGATCGTGCTTTTTTTATCAGAGAAATTGCTAATCCATTAAGTAGGGGACTTTATAAATCCCAAATTGAATTAGGGATTCCGTTTATGAAAGAAACGAAAGGCTTGAAACCAACTGCTCAAACTATCTTTGATGCAACTGCATTTGATGCAGAAGCTTTTTCGGGGTTTCCTGATTATAAAACAACGCCTGAGAAAATTACTTTGGGTAAAAAACTATTTAATGATCCTATTTTATCTGGGAACAACACTCGTTCTTGTGCTTCATGCCACCATGAAGAGAAGGCTTTTACGGATGGATTGGAACGAGCAGTTTCTTTAGACGGAAAATCGTTGCTTCAGCGTAATACACCAACTCTAGCTAATATCGCTTTTCAGCGTGTGTTTTTCTCTGATTCTCGAGTAAGTTATCTCGAAGATCAGGCAATAGCAGTTATCAAAAATGAAAATGAAATGCATGGGTCTTTGGAGAAATCGGCATTGGCGATTCAAAAAGATACTACGTATGTGAAAGAGTTTAAAAAAGCATTTCCAAAAGGTGAAATAAATGAATTTGAAATAAAAAATGCTTTGGCATCGTACATTCGTTCTTTGAGTAATTATGACTCTAAATTTGATCGTTATATGCAAAACAAAGGCACTTTTACTGCTGATGAAAAAGCTGGTTTTAATTTGTTTGCTGGTAAAGCCAAATGTGCAACCTGCCATTTTATTCCGCTTACAAACGGAACTGTTCCGCCTAATTTTGATAAGTCAGAAAGTGAAGTATTGGGTACGCCAAATAAAAACAAAACGCTTGATGGAGATTTAGGCAAGTTTGTAGTAACCCAAGCAGCAATTCATAAGCATTCGTTTAAAACACCTACGATAAGAAATATCGAACTTACCGCTCCTTATATGCATAACGGCGTTTATAATACTTTGGAAGAAGTTGTTGATTTTTATAATGATGGTGGAGGCATAGGTTTAGGATTTGACCTTCCGAATCAAACTTTGCCTGAGGATAAATTGAACTTAACCGAAATTGAAAAGAAACAACTTATTGCTTTTATGAAAACATTGACTGATGCTAGGTATTTAAAGAGAGGATAG
- a CDS encoding PPK2 family polyphosphate kinase, producing MKSIDPKNFKVVDKIKLSNIPTLLDIDADEKEKEVKLDKVQAKLSKLQDVMYAHNRYGVLICLQGMDTSGKDSLIREVFKEFNPRGVVVHSFKTPNSSELEHDYLWRHYLALPEKGKYAIFNRTHYENVLVTRVHPEFILNENLPGIEKVEDIPEHFWKDRIDQINNFERHITQNGTIVFKFYMHLSKEEQRQRLLRRLEKEKHNWKFSLSDLKERGHWEEYMQYYEEAINKTSTKDAPWYIIPADDKEMARYIVAKIIWEVMEKHTDIKEPELDEKIKDNIKMYEQQLKNES from the coding sequence ATGAAATCAATTGACCCAAAGAATTTTAAAGTTGTTGATAAAATTAAATTATCAAATATTCCTACTTTGTTGGATATCGATGCCGACGAGAAGGAGAAGGAAGTTAAGCTGGATAAGGTGCAAGCCAAATTAAGTAAACTGCAGGATGTTATGTATGCTCACAATAGATACGGAGTTTTGATTTGTTTGCAGGGAATGGATACTTCTGGGAAGGATAGTTTGATTCGTGAAGTGTTTAAGGAGTTTAATCCGCGTGGGGTTGTGGTTCATAGCTTTAAAACGCCTAATTCGAGTGAATTGGAACATGATTATTTATGGAGACATTATCTTGCTTTGCCCGAAAAAGGAAAGTATGCGATTTTTAATCGTACGCATTACGAGAATGTTTTGGTTACTCGTGTGCATCCTGAGTTTATATTAAATGAGAATTTACCTGGAATTGAGAAGGTAGAAGATATTCCTGAGCATTTTTGGAAAGATAGAATTGACCAAATCAATAATTTTGAAAGACATATTACTCAAAATGGAACTATTGTTTTTAAGTTTTACATGCATTTAAGTAAAGAAGAGCAACGCCAACGTTTATTGCGCCGACTGGAGAAGGAGAAACACAATTGGAAGTTTTCGCTATCTGATTTGAAAGAAAGAGGACATTGGGAGGAATATATGCAGTATTATGAGGAGGCTATAAATAAGACTTCAACTAAAGACGCTCCTTGGTACATTATTCCAGCTGACGATAAAGAAATGGCGCGTTATATCGTGGCTAAGATTATTTGGGAGGTAATGGAAAAACATACTGATATTAAAGAACCTGAACTCGATGAGAAGATAAAGGATAATATTAAAATGTATGAACAACAGTTAAAAAACGAGTCTTAG
- a CDS encoding alkaline phosphatase PhoX, whose amino-acid sequence MKRIILPLIILGSLITSCNNDSKDQEEVATSSVVLKDQSVTPSLLKAKAGFENLKIYSLFSSDDVFPDSPKFVFGGSADGSGLLRNTDGTFTFLVNNEDNFAVSRITLDKTFKPTKGEYLLNSSGGTWRLCGATMATPAEHGFGPLYLTCGESGEESRTHALDPNGSVGSASVSKELAGFGRLSAENALPLRTGAYKGKTVVVIGDDDSGTYGGQVFMYVSNTVGDLSGGSLYMLKRNDDNQREKDMDVSKTYPVSFVKIDNHKTLTGAQINASVNTLKAIKFGRVEDLDYRKGGGTADRELYFNVTGQNTTGTNADGSRTKYGRVYRLNLDAADPLKGTLEVILDGDNRSGIAGKFQNPDNICVTKNFVYVQEDANGYGDETHDAYIYQYNIATKDLKVVVELDHRRTQADAAKYNVGGMSKFGDWEYGALIDVSEQVGIEDTFMLSVQPHSWTGNKYKGVDGGTNRPNEQQASQILVLKGLAR is encoded by the coding sequence ATGAAAAGAATTATTTTACCCCTAATTATTCTAGGATCGTTAATTACATCATGTAATAATGACTCTAAAGATCAAGAGGAAGTAGCAACATCTAGTGTTGTATTAAAAGACCAATCTGTTACGCCAAGTTTATTGAAAGCGAAAGCAGGTTTTGAAAACTTAAAGATTTATTCTCTTTTTAGTTCTGATGATGTTTTTCCGGATAGTCCAAAGTTTGTTTTTGGAGGTTCTGCTGATGGTTCTGGCTTGTTAAGAAATACAGATGGGACTTTTACTTTTTTGGTGAACAACGAAGACAATTTTGCGGTTTCTAGAATTACTCTTGACAAAACATTCAAACCTACTAAAGGGGAATATTTGTTAAATTCTAGTGGAGGAACTTGGAGATTATGTGGTGCTACAATGGCTACACCTGCAGAACATGGTTTTGGACCTTTATATTTAACTTGTGGAGAGTCTGGAGAAGAGTCTCGTACGCATGCATTAGATCCTAATGGTAGTGTGGGTTCTGCATCGGTATCTAAAGAATTAGCTGGTTTTGGTCGTTTAAGTGCCGAAAATGCGTTGCCTCTGCGTACAGGAGCTTACAAAGGTAAAACGGTTGTTGTAATTGGCGATGATGACTCTGGAACTTACGGAGGTCAGGTTTTTATGTATGTGTCTAATACGGTAGGTGATTTATCTGGTGGTTCTTTATATATGTTGAAAAGAAATGACGATAACCAAAGAGAGAAAGATATGGATGTTAGTAAAACATATCCTGTTTCTTTTGTGAAAATCGATAATCATAAAACGCTAACTGGAGCTCAAATTAATGCATCGGTAAATACGTTGAAAGCTATTAAATTTGGTCGTGTAGAAGATTTAGATTACCGTAAAGGTGGAGGTACTGCTGACCGCGAATTGTATTTTAATGTTACTGGACAAAACACAACAGGAACTAATGCAGATGGTTCTAGAACAAAATATGGTAGAGTTTATAGATTGAACCTTGATGCAGCTGATCCATTAAAAGGAACGCTAGAGGTTATTCTTGATGGTGATAACCGTTCTGGAATTGCTGGTAAATTTCAAAATCCAGATAATATCTGTGTAACTAAAAACTTTGTTTACGTTCAGGAAGATGCAAACGGATATGGCGATGAAACTCACGATGCTTACATTTATCAATACAATATTGCAACAAAAGATTTAAAAGTTGTAGTTGAATTAGATCACCGTCGTACGCAAGCGGATGCTGCTAAGTATAACGTAGGAGGGATGTCTAAATTTGGAGATTGGGAATATGGTGCTTTAATCGATGTCTCTGAGCAAGTTGGTATCGAAGATACTTTTATGTTAAGCGTTCAGCCACATAGCTGGACTGGCAATAAATACAAAGGTGTTGATGGGGGAACTAACCGCCCTAATGAGCAACAAGCAAGTCAAATCTTAGTTCTTAAAGGTTTAGCAAGATAA